The following proteins are encoded in a genomic region of Sebastes fasciatus isolate fSebFas1 chromosome 12, fSebFas1.pri, whole genome shotgun sequence:
- the prss35 gene encoding inactive serine protease 35 yields MGPIPLCVLLPVAVLAVVVAVAAEENALDDEYTWPQWKVPLVRKRRTVPLSRPNFSAHLQKELSGTCGIECQRRLPASSLDDLEQFLSYETVYENGTRTFTSVSVQGLNEVTVLSKNISSSSRQKREVYGTDTRFTISDKQFSTKYPFSTSVKISTGCSGVLVSPKHVLTAAHCVHDGKDYIDGVQKLRVGILKEKSRRGKGGKGRGGRGKGKRRKGDKDKEEEQEKEEDDGKGERKGKGRGRKSRSRRSAESGKPSFRWTGVKKTQVPKGWFQGLAADYDYAVLELKKAPKVKHMDLGVIPSVKKLPAGRIHFSGFDDDRPDNLVYRFCSVSDESKDLMYQYCDAKPGSSGSGIYIRLKEPGKKKWTRKIIGVFSGHQWVDVNGDGVQQDYNVAVRITPLKYAQICYWVHGDSSECQVA; encoded by the coding sequence ATGGGCCCCATACCCCTGTGTGTGCTGCTCCCGGTCGCGGTGCTGGCTGTGGTCGTGGCTGTAGCTGCTGAGGAGAACGCATTGGACGACGAGTACACCTGGCCACAGTGGAAGGTGCCTCTGGTAAGGAAAAGACGCACGGTGCCTCTAAGCCGCCCAAACTTTTCAGCCCATCTTCAGAAGGAGCTGAGTGGGACCTGCGGGATCGAGTGTCAGCGTCGCCTCCCCGCCTCCTCCCTGGACGACCTGGAGCAGTTCCTGTCCTACGAGACGGTTTATGAGAACGGCACGCGCACGTTCACCTCCGTTTCTGTGCAGGGCCTCAATGAGGTGACAGTGTTGTCCAAAAACATCTCGTCCAGCTCCCGCCAGAAACGGGAGGTGTATGGCACAGACACCCGCTTCACCATCTCCGATAAGCAGTTCTCCACCAAATATCCCTTCTCCACCTCGGTGAAGATCTCCACGGGATGCTCTGGTGTTCTTGTGTCACCTAAACACGTGCTGACCGCTGCCCACTGCGTCCATGACGGGAAGGATTATATCGACGGGGTGCAGAAGCTGCGTGTTGGCATTCTGAAGGAGAAGTCCAGACGAGGGAAAGGAGGCAAAGGGAGAGGAGGGCGAGGAAAGGGCAAAAGGAGAAAGGGAGACAAAGAtaaagaggaagagcaggaaaAGGAAGAGGATGATGGGAAAGGGGAGCGTAAAGGAAAAGGGAGAGGTAGAAAGAGTCGTAGTCGGCGAAGTGCAGAATCAGGGAAACCTTCGTTTAGATGGACCGGGGTCAAGAAGACCCAGGTGCCTAAGGGCTGGTTCCAGGGACTGGCTGCGGATTATGACTATGCTGTTTTGGAGCTGAAGAAAGCCCCAAAAGTCAAGCACATGGATCTGGGTGTCATCCCCTCTGTCAAGAAGCTCCCCGCCGGGAGGATCCACTTCTCCGGCTTCGACGACGACCGTCCTGACAACCTGGTGTACCGGTTCTGCTCCGTCTCGGACGAGTCCAAAGATCTGATGTACCAGTACTGCGACGCCAAACCCGGCTCCAGCGGCTCTGGGATCTACATCCGCCTCAAAGAGCCCGGCAAGAAGAAGTGGACGAGGAAGATCATCGGGGTTTTCTCCGGTCACCAGTGGGTGGACGTAAACGGGGACGGGGTGCAGCAGGATTACAACGTGGCGGTGAGGATAACGCCTCTCAAATACGCCCAGATCTGCTACTGGGTCCACGGGGACTCGAGTGAGTGCCAGGTAGCCTAA